The Perca flavescens isolate YP-PL-M2 chromosome 8, PFLA_1.0, whole genome shotgun sequence DNA window cccttattattaatattaattgcTATGTTTGGTggtttttgtatgtgttgtaaTTTTGCATGGCATGTACTCAGGGCGTCATTGGAAAATCCCCTTACTGTCCAATAATGCTCACAGACAAGGAAGGAAAGTATTTTATTGAAGCAGAGGGACCTAACAACAGTAATCAGTAACCTGCATCAGATCAGGATGTGGATAATGAATGCAAGTCCAATAAAAATACACAACAGTAAATTAACCCataagcgtgatttatgcttctgtgtaaaATCTACGCCCCGGCCACGTACGTGGAGACACGGATCCTGCGCCGTAGCCAGAcatgcacctctcgaaaaatgaaatcaaggagagggttaacttttcctgctacagatttcccaccatggtcagaaagaacaggggagacactttgtttctctcactatgactctagagtcggtactcgcgcCGGAGctaatcaccatcactctctcacttgctctaccacacacgcccccacacacacacacacacacacacatacatgccggccctgctattagATCGACGTACACACcgacgcacaagtataaacttcaggccacttatataggctacggcgaaagctctgcgtggagcctccacagGACCATAAATCATGCTTTACTTAGAATGTTGCATTAGCAGCACATTAGCCTCAGGCAGCCAGCAGATATAATGGCTTATTTGGTAAGCAGTGCAGAGTAAAAACTAAATTGAAATAACATATTGCAAGCGGCAATCTACAAACAGTGATTATCAAAGAGCCACCTACAGATATAGCTCCAACAAGGGCATTTCGGGAATAATTCAAAGACAGCTGACACTATTTTTTTAGGTTACAGATCTAACAAGATGCCAAACTGCTGGTGACGTATTGCTGTTCTTCTGGCAAATTACAGCAACCCTCTTTCAGTGTACAAATGGGCATCAGTATTGGTTTAAAATAGACTTGAAGTAATGCAGACTCTTTCTATTAAAGTTTGATTTGGTGATTAAGCAGTTTGCTTCAAATAAAGTGCTagtcagattttttttgctGATTTTTGGCAGTACACCAACCCTGGGTTACATTGAAACAAGTCATTTATATATCTCATGACAGTCTCTGCCCTAAAAGTTGTATATTTATATGGATATTTCAATTTGTTTTGAATTAGCAATTGTACAACAACATGAAAAACGCCAAACAACATACTTGAAGCCACAcaaattgttgtgttttttgcaCTCCATGTAAGCATTTATGGACCCATTTTGGCAATTAAATGTGGAGAAAAAActattttacattatatttatttaactgatgcttttatccaaagccaCCTACATTTTACCATGTGGATTCAAACCAAGAATTGCAAGAATCCTACATCAAAAACTACATCAACTTCACAACGTATGCTGAACTGCTTCAAGTGCTGCATTTAGAGACAATAGGACAATCCAACATCTGCCATTATTAGGAAGGTATACGTCCAGATCCGacagttttggttttattatttGGTCTTATCCGTCTCAGGTAGTTTCAATTCGGGCCAGTTCAGGATGGACAGGAAGCAGTGTTGTGTGAAGCTGTCGGTCCAGCCGTCCAGAGGGCTCATGGATGAGAAGTTTATCGTCCTGGTGCAGAACGTCTTCCCTGGTTTCCAGCTGACGCTCCACGCCCTCCACAAGTGTGAAGACGGACACAGCTGGGAGGCGTTCGCCCACTACACCACCAGCGCCATCGGGGCTGTGAACGGTTACGTCTTTCAATGCTTAAGGCCCGTCCACCCCAAGAACGATAACCATGACCATGACCATAACGATGTTAGCATCCACACTGCTGAGTGATAACGTTCTGCAGACAGCGACGTAAAGCACGCACTGCACGCTCCAGCTGATAACAATACATACAGCAGACTTTGCAACGTACGATTACAGGAATGTCTGTAGTAATATCctacatatttgtgaatttgGGTACATTTTATGGACCAAAAAAGGCTAAGCGGCGGTCCCCTCGGCGCCGACACCGCTGCCTTCTCCAGGAAACAGCGGTGCACACACAGAGCGCCATAGAGCTGCGCCGAGCATcggaacaaaaacacagacagcatgATAATCCCATCTAAAACACAAGATTCACTCTCTGTGGTTTCTCTGACACGAGAAATACTTTTAAAGTACTGAtgtttacaaaaatacacagaGCTAAAGGATCGTAGCCCCACGGAAGGGAAAAGTCACGCCACTGACCACCTGTGTGAAACCTATCTCTCTCTTCCGTAAACTCggatggattctgattggctgccagTGTTTCTATCGTTTATCAAAATCGCTCTGAAAGTGATCCCAGCGATATCGTTCTCCACTGTGCCTGTCGTTATAGTTGCGGGGTGGACTCCGCCATCCACTTGAGTTAGAGCGATTTTTAAAACGCATACATATAGATTTATAGTTATCGTTATAGTTAGCGTTCTTGGTGTGGACGGCCCTTTAGAAAATTCAGAAAAGGGAAATCAGAAATATTTGCAGGCGTCATAAAGGTTTGTGAATAGCAGCAATCCACATTTTGTTACAAAATGATGGAATTGATTTGAAAGAATGAACATCAaaataagaaatacatttttcgTGCCTTTTCCACTACAGTTTCGGAGGATCCCAGTCTGGGCGGGACATATTCCGGGGTTGAACCGATGGGTCTTCTGTGGAGCCTCAGACCAGTTCCAGGCAGCAAACCTTGGCTCAGGTAGGTCAGTAAGAGTAGGCGCTGTTCAGGTGATGGCAATGAATACCGAATCAGTGTCAGAATCACCTCTTTCCCATCATCCCCCAGGATGAGGAAGATGAACGTCCAGACTCCCATGGAGGTCACGATCTCGGTGTACCCGGGCCACCAGACCGAGGGCTTCCTGGATCAGGTGCCGCTGGCCAGTGTGGTGGTGGAGCGCTGGTACATGGCGCCTGGCGTCCGCAGGATCCCGGTTACAGAGGCCGGACTCACTGCGACCCTCTTCCTGCCCCCAGGTAGGACCAGGGGAGAGTCGGGGAGGGAGGTTTCTGGGTGGAGCTCAGGTGGGATATTAGGCTTGTTTGCGATGAGCCGGGCCTGCGCAGAGTCGATCACCTGGCGATCGCCGCCAATGCATGCTGGTTAGATATGTGTCCGACTTTATCCCctcttgctctgacgtcatgcacatgTGGGCAACGGTAACCTCAGGAGATCAGAGAGCCAGAGAGACTAAAACGTTCAGATTAGGGATCACCTACAGCCCTTTGTTTATTAACAGAAATCAGAAatcctttattgtcattgcatagGAATGCAACAAAATtgaaattagctggatacatgctTAAACCTCACTgtctcttaccagtgtattgccgTGTAtattttgtccacagcaatcccaccaatcggtcccaaaacgtcccagttggAGAGTAAATggcgtaaacatattctttgtaaatctttacaattattcacagaaagaaccaagcaggcctgccttgttgcacaatccaaatttttaaacttgacattttcagagtGTAGCTTGCAGGCTTTACACAGGAAATGTATTTCCATTGACCCAGACTAGGGTTAGGTTTATAGGCTTATGTTCCCATCAGATGTAATCCCAGAGAACATGAGAAATGAACAATATTGTCCTGTAAACTGTGAACTGTTTTTGGTGATTTCGTGTCTCTGAAGGTCCGGGACCTTTCCCTGGCCTCCTGGACCTTTGGGGGGGTGGAGGAAAGTTGGTGGAGTACCGCTCAGCGCTGCTGGCCTCTCACGGTTTTGCCTCCCTGGCCCTCGACTACCTGACTCCAAAAGTCACCATAGAAACCGGGAAGATGGTGGACAACCAGTACTTTGAGGTAAAACCCATGAGTGTCTAGATCACAACAAAATCAGCGTGTAGGTCCCATCGCATTAAATTTCacttatgaggtttttttaacattaatatgagttcccccagcctgcctatggtcccccagtggctagaaatggtgataggtgtaaaccgagccctgggtatcctgctctgcctttgagaaaatgaaagctcagagacttcagatacagtattaggggaccacaaggtctatataaaagacacttcagatacagtattaggggaccactaaggtctatataaaagagacttcagatacagtattaggggaccactaagatctatataaaagagacttcacatacagtattgggggaccactaaggtctatataaaagagacttcacatacagtattaggggaccactaaggtctatataaaagagacttcacatacagtattaggggaccactaaggtctatataaaagagacttcagatacagtattaggggaccactaagatctatataaaagagacttcagataaactattagaggaccactaaggtctatataaaagagacttcagatacagtattaggggaccactaagatctatataaaagagacttcagatacagtattaggggaccactaaggtctatataaaagagacttcagatacagtattaggggaccactaaggtctatataaaagagacttcagatacagtattaggggaccactaaggtctatataaatgagacttcagatacagtattaggggaccactaaggtctatataaaagagacttcagatacagtattaggggaccactaaggtctatataaaagagacttcagatacagtattaggggaccactaaggtctatataaaagagacttcagatacagtattaggggaccactaaggtctatataaaagagacttcagatacagtattaggctaccactaaggtctatataaaagatacttcagatacagtattaggggaccactaagccctatataaaagcatccaaaaagcagcatgtcataggaacTTTAAAACATCCCAAAACAAGTTAGCAAATAGCcacatccagcagatacagCTGCAACATGATCCTCCCATTGCAGCCGTGTGTTTGTATCCACCTGATAGTAATATTCACTCAATAAGAGTTTGCACATTTGTGCCAAAGCaaattttacagtatttatagtctatatccacgatgttccacttccgggattgcttcggtgctgcaggaaattccgccggatgcatgtcttttagACGCTTTCTGTTAACCTCCGCTTTGCCgcatgtgattggtttaaaggaatgccaataaaccagagcacgtttttctcccaactggaatgctgtgtggactagccagaccctcctccgcagtgcctTGGAGGAttgtctggcaatgcgagactaaagtATTTACAGCCTTTCCTGATCCTCTGAGGCCCAGTGTTTGGCTAAGCAGCAACACGTTTCAACTCTAACCACAGTCCTTGGCTCTGAAGAGCATATCTTCAGATCCAAGGactttaatgaaaaaaatatccCTGCTTGTGTTGGCTTAAAGTCTTTGCTGCAGACAACAgttatctgtgtttttatgtggCAATAAACCCATAAGAAACTGGTTCAGAGGTTCATTTACCTTTACAGACTAGAGACCGCTCTAGTGgcaaaataaagtttttaagtttttcttGGTGTAAAATAAATCTGATATCACactagtattattattattattattattataattacatCTCTACTTTCATATAATgtcagattatttaaaaaatgtagcaCAGAGCCTGACAACTCCAAGGCTTTGATGAAAATccataaaatcttaaaatcaacgATTAACCTCAATGGTGTAACAAAGTCATAACTGTTAACTAGGTTAGGCAGCAGCAGTTTTGATTGGCTGGAGGCAGGAGAGGTTTTGGACTTTATCTCTAAACAGAGAGGACACTCTCTATTGTCCAGCTGTGTCAAGTAAAGTTAATTTTACTCATACAGCCAAAAATCACCATTCAACACCCTCAATCCCTTAGACCCTCAATTCAGATAAATACCAATCCCACGGACAAAATAGAGACAAAACTtcatgaaaaacaacacaggattaaattattttttcaattaatttaaattagagatggtccgataccattttttgcttcccaataccgattccgatatctgaacttgcgtatcggccgataccgagtaccgatccgatatcagcgtgtcatatattttattatgttttaacaactgtatactcctatccctgtatggatgtgatatgatttctatctttgttgtcggtctggctcaggttaaactctttgtgaaacatgaacaaacacaaacaaggaaTGCCACAGAAGTTTCTTTTatagttataacggaaaaagaacataaataaactactttaacgtagattttctttaggactttattatgcggtatcggatcggtgcataaactccagtacttcccgataccgataccagcgttttaggcggtatcggagccgataccgatactggtatcggtatcggaccatctctaatttaaATACAACAAAGATAACCGAACTGGGATTTGCTTAAAACATAATTTCACAATTTTAGTCACCTGAGAGGAAAGCTATGAATCAAAGATTAAATGTGTTGCCAATTAAAAAGATTTCAGGTTTCAGTTGGTAGTTAGTATAGCTGTCAGCAGCTTTGTGACATCCAACACTGACTATACGATAAAAGGATGTGAACCGCAAGAAATGCAGAAAGAAGCACAAATAGTGAGGGAAATCCTATCTTATATGCATGTTAATGTAGATTTTGAAAATCTACTAAAATGTTTAACTGAAACAAATTGCAATTCCATCAACAATGACTGCAGAGGGCCTTGAAAGTCCTGGAGCAGCATCCTCAGATCCTCAGCAGCAGGATCGCCATGATCGGTCTTTCCCTCGGCACCAGTATCACCCTAAAAATGGCTGTTAACTCCCAAGTTGTAAAGGTAAGACGGCTATAGCCGAAAGTTTACTTTACTTTTGGTACTATTAGATCTTTCTTTTCCATTAAAATTAATTCAGTTTCTGGTGTAAGCTAATCATCCTGTATAAATAATCtatgtctatttgtgtgtgtgtgtgtgtgtgtgtgtgtgtgtgtgtgtgtgtgtgtgtgtgtgtgtgtgtgtgtgtgtgtgtgtgtgtgtgtgtgtgtgtgtgtgtgtgtgtgtgtgtgtgttgtcttccagctcaggtgtgtggtgtgtattaGTGGGAGTCATGTGCAGCCAGCTGACGGATCTGTGGAACAAATAATGAGTTTCTTTAACAAGTAAGTTCATCTGCCTGCAGTGTTGTGAAGGATAGCCTACTTTCAAAACTTATTCCGTTACAgaattctgaatacttggatgaGCAcgtaggagaatgtaaagtagCATGTCAActataaaatagcaaggtgactgACCAATAAAACTatagcagacgactacccttggctaataacaaaaaaaaacttactttaagatgcttcttcaggttggagtaatttggacgctGAAAGGAGGTTTGTTGATGGCAAGCAGAAATTGCACTGCGAAGTTATATTTCGTtctcccttctctttctttaatgtgaatTGCTGTTttaatttccaagatagaaacacattcctgccctggctctgttgtGCCGGTTATGACTCCATTGTGagtgatcacgcaaatagctaattttttcgttttcatatcggggcttctgggaaatgcatggagttgcctttatttatttagagagtgaataaactcgtgaaacagagaagtatcgtcatgtaatccattgatttccacaatgtaactgtattctaaataccaactatttaaattgtaactaacggaatacagttactcataaatttgtattctgaatacgtaacgccggtACATGTATTCTGTTACTCCCCACCACTGATCTGCCTTTAATCACTTTAGATTACTTAGATTTTTCCAACTACTTccaggacaaatccggcgcaaaatgaacctaggggttaataaggGGGTactgagtcgaccgttctctgggatttgttttcatgctaatcgaatgttactagttttagcgcaaaccgctaattagcttgtaAAGCTATTCATCGGGGCACgcgaaagtaaaaagaaatcgctatttttataccactaacaaggctcaaaatagcaccacacttccacggtagcataatgagggtccctacatgtaaaccgaagcactgagaactttgtaagtgtacagacagtttattaaaaagatagtttagaaagactgtactgttcacgtatacaggtgggcgccatcttgggaaaacaatCACGAGCGGTCGAACAACGAACgacgtgcttgagctatgttactggttacacgTTTATCAtttgactggtcatgactgttttcccaagatggtgcCTACATGTATAtgtgaacgctactgtctttataaactatctttttaataaactttacccgtgccccggcgactagctttataagctaattagcggttcgCGCTAAAACTAGTCACattagattagcatgaaaacatgtcccagagaacggtccaCTCGGcacacacgtgttattaacccctaggttcattttgcgccgggaTTGTCCTTTAAATACAACCGATCAGAATGAACCTACGATTTTAATGAACTGTCCTCTAACACCACCCTCAGGAAAAAACTTCTTTTATTTATCCAATCAGAAACGCTGAGAAGACTTGCTTCAACAATGAGAACCACATGATCTGCCGCGATCTGCTGCTGCCCATCCCCACCGACCCCTCACTCAAAGTGGATGTGAGTACCACCGGACAGAATACCTGATACGGTTCATTTTCTAGTTTGTCACTGTGTTTTTGATCATTAAAAGCCAGCGTCTTTTGTCTCTTTATGGTATTTTTtgccttcatttttttttttttttaacaaccaaACAGGTGAACAACTTGTCCTGTAGCTTCTCTGTGGAAGTTATTTGTGAATTTTTGACACCGCAGTGTTGgttatttttgcattcttttatttttgtttatgaaaaacattagaaacataacaacataataATTTTTCAGGTGATTGTAGgtgtaaaaacatgttatgtacagtatgtaacaaATAATTCTGCTCTGGTCTTTCACAGAGATACATTtgctttatttaatttgtttcaaGATACAGGACACATTTGGGAATTGTATGTGTGCACGATCATTACTTCAGGCTAACTTTTTACATTAGTTGCACTGGTGTGCCTAACTTTTTCATTTAGCTGCACCAGCACATCATTTTGGTGCACCCAAAGATAGATCGAAAGATTTAAAGGAATGATATAATAAAtccaataaataaagaaaagctgAAACGCTTCTGCTGCTGTTTGTCTTTGACAGATGGGACAACTGCAGTGTCCTCTGTTGCTGGTTGTAGGTGAGGACGATCAGAACTGGCCCGCCCACGAGTCTGCACTGGACGTGAGTTTACTGACATGATGACACCTGGTGTGAAAAGCAAGCTGGATCACGAACTTTTGAATAGTGATGTACATATTTATAAATGCTACGGAGCCCTGGAAGTCAAATGGATGACTACTTTATAACTTGCACGCCCGCTTTGAgcttggcatggttttatttcagatagcctaatagctggtttgatttgcattgagagacgATCTCATGGAAAGTActccatgccaatctctaagtatggtga harbors:
- the LOC114560020 gene encoding acyl-coenzyme A thioesterase 4 isoform X2 → MGLLWSLRPVPGSKPWLRMRKMNVQTPMEVTISVYPGHQTEGFLDQVPLASVVVERWYMAPGVRRIPVTEAGLTATLFLPPGPGPFPGLLDLWGGGGKLVEYRSALLASHGFASLALDYLTPKVTIETGKMVDNQYFERALKVLEQHPQILSSRIAMIGLSLGTSITLKMAVNSQVVKLRCVVCISGSHVQPADGSVEQIMSFFNKNAEKTCFNNENHMICRDLLLPIPTDPSLKVDMGQLQCPLLLVVGEDDQNWPAHESALDIKEMMERAGNSHLLTLLSYPDTGHLIEPPFTPFAKASSFRAVSSRQKLVALWGGETAAHSRAQEDSWRKTLVFLRANLYGGVNTCLTSFSNL
- the LOC114560020 gene encoding acyl-coenzyme A thioesterase 4 isoform X1 encodes the protein MDRKQCCVKLSVQPSRGLMDEKFIVLVQNVFPGFQLTLHALHKCEDGHSWEAFAHYTTSAIGAVNVSEDPSLGGTYSGVEPMGLLWSLRPVPGSKPWLRMRKMNVQTPMEVTISVYPGHQTEGFLDQVPLASVVVERWYMAPGVRRIPVTEAGLTATLFLPPGPGPFPGLLDLWGGGGKLVEYRSALLASHGFASLALDYLTPKVTIETGKMVDNQYFERALKVLEQHPQILSSRIAMIGLSLGTSITLKMAVNSQVVKLRCVVCISGSHVQPADGSVEQIMSFFNKNAEKTCFNNENHMICRDLLLPIPTDPSLKVDMGQLQCPLLLVVGEDDQNWPAHESALDIKEMMERAGNSHLLTLLSYPDTGHLIEPPFTPFAKASSFRAVSSRQKLVALWGGETAAHSRAQEDSWRKTLVFLRANLYGGVNTCLTSFSNL